AAGGCATGAGCAGATCCCGTAGAAACATGAAACAGGCACCCCATTCTCCAACTAGTATAGACAGAAATTTGAACATTTGTACTAGGCTACACCGATCATTTAGGCGCAGTCTGGACGAACAAAGGCAGAGCGAACGTAGACAAGCCTACTCCCCTCCGCCTTCGAAATCTCATTTTATAGCTAATTGGTCGATTTGTCACCAAGGTATATGCGAATTTTTCCGCCCTCATCAATTTTTACTCCGGGTGCAGGGGACTGCTGAATGACATACTGACCTTTCCCTGAAACGACTAGCGGCAGAGTATCATACGTTGTCACTACGTCTCTCATGGATTGTCCGACCATGTTTGGCACTTCGATTGGCGCCCTTTCTCCAAGTGCTTTGTTAATTTCCTTGGGGATGCCATCTTTACGTTTCGGTACATTCAAATGCTGAACGGAGGATTCCATGATGCTTTTTACACTCGGAGCGGCAATCAATCCCCCAAACGCCAGTGCTTTCGGATTGTCTACGGCGAAATATACGACGAGCTGTGGATCATCAGCCGGCGCAAAGCCGATAAACGACACGATGTATTCCCCATCGACGTAACGGCCATTTTTTACTTTTTGCGCTGTCCCCGTCTTTCCTCCTACCCGATACCCTTCAATAAATGCCTTGTTACCCGTTCCTTGCGCGACCACACTTTCCAGTGCATGCCGAACTTTGGCGGAGGTCTCCTCTGTAATCACCTGTCGCACTTCTGTCGGCAAAGTCCTCGCTACGACATCGTGTGTCACACTATCCCGCCATTCCTTGGCGACAAACGGTTTCATAAGTTTGCCCCCATTGATGGCAGCTGAGACCGCAGCCATTTGTTGAATTGGCGTTACCGATACCCCTTGACCGAAAGAAGTCGTCCCCAGCTCTACGGGTCCTACTTTATTCAAATTGAATAACAGCCCGTTTTCTTCGCCAATCAAATCGATCCCTGTCTTTTGTCCGAAGCCAAATTTTTTGATGTAGTCAAATAGTCGTTCTTTTTGCAGTCGCTGGCCCATCGTCACGAAGCCAGGGTTACAAGAATTCTCTACCACTTCCAGCATCGTTTCCTGTCCATGCCCCTGGCGTTTCCAGCAACGCAATCGCTTCCCTGCCACATTTATGAATCCCGGATCGTAAAAGCCCTCGTTCAGATTGATGACCCCTTCGTTTAAAGCAGCTGCCAGTGTCACAATCTTGAATGTGGAACCGGGCTCGTATGTTTTCCAGATAGGGAGATTTCTATTGTACACCTCGGAAGGATAGTCCCTGTACGCATCCGGTTGAAAAGTCGGGCGACTTCCCATCCCCAATATTTCCCCTGTCTTTGGATTCATGGCGATCGCCAGAACATCATCGGGCTGATAAGCGACCACCGCTTGATCCAGCTCGCGTTCGATAAACGATTGGATGGTACTGTCGAGGGTTAAATACATGTCCATCCCATTCACGGGTGCTACGTAGTCTTCAGTTCCACCTGGCAGTACGCGCCCTTTGGCATCTGAAGGAAATGAGATATGTCCCTCGGTCCCCATCAAGAAGGGATCATAAATTTTTTCTAGCCCTGTCAGCCCTTGATTGTCAATGCCTGTGAAACCAAGAATATGGGCTGCCATATTTCCGTTCGGGTAAAAACGCTTCGTATCCCCTGCCAAGTATATCCCTGGCAGATTCAGTTCTTGTATTTTTCTCGCCTTTTCAACTGACAGTTTTCTTCCACCAGGAATCTGGTTGTTGCTCATTTCTTTTTTCGTAATGGCACGAAATACATCTTCTTCTTTTTGCTCCAAAATGACGGCGAGCTGTCTCGCTGTTTCTTTAGGGTCTTTGATTTGTGCCCCTACCGATACCAGTGTGGGGACGGTCATATTCGTCACGAGCTCGTTGCCGCTTCTGTCCAGAATGCGACCGCGATTGGGTTGAAATTTAATTTCCCGCTTGAGCAGTTCATCTGACATTTGTGAGAGTTTCGGTCCTTCTATCAATTGAACATAACCCAATCGGGTGACAAGCGCTGAATACAAAACAACGCCTACAATCAAGATGATAAAAATACGACGGCGTACAGTAGCATTGGATACCCGCAAAGCGAGTCCCCCCTCAAATAGGTTGTCTCTTCTTAACCTTATTCGCAGGGGGGACTAGTTAGAACTATGGAGTTGTCAGCGTTTGCGTCGATTGGTCTTCTGGTTTGTCAGGAGGAGGTGCCTGTCCAGATGCTGGCGGCTGTGCTGCCCCACCTTGCCCGGTTTGCTGACCGGAAGATGGTGGAGCCGGATTGTTTCCTCCTGTTGAGTTTGTAGCAGGATTCGACCCCGAATTGTTTGGTGTGGTTGTAACGGGCACTGTGCTGCCCTCCTGACCAGGAGGAGGGGGTGTCGGTACAGGTGGTTCCGACACGGATTGCAGCGTCACCTGTAGCAGCTCTGTACCCTGGAGAACCGTTCCCGGAGGAATGCTTTGTTGGGTGACGAAACCAGTTCCAGTTGATTTCATTTCGAGATTGATCAAAGAGCTGAACTCCATGACATCCCGCAATGATTTTCCTTTGAAATCAGGCATCTTCGTTCCTTTTACCCTGTCCGTTACTAGGATGATCTGTTCACCAGGAATGACCTGATCATAGGCTTCCGGATATTGTTTGACGATTTTCGTACCTGTTCCGGCTACCGTGACGGTCAAATTGTCCTGCTTCGCCCGCAATTGTGCGGCTGTCGTGGACATCCCTTCAAACTTAGGCAATGTCTTCGGTGCAGCAGGTGAGGATGCCAGTGCTGCCTGCGCTTCTTTTTTCGGCGTCGCCTTTTCACTCTGTTTATTCTTGACTAAGGACAGATCAGGCTGCTGCTGCAAATATTGCAGGCTGCGTTCCATAATGGATGTAAACATCGGAGCTAGCATCATTTGTCCCCACAATGCATACCATGCATCTGTTTGCGGATCGTCAATGACGACATAAACCAACAGCTTCGGATTGTCTTTTGGCGCAAAACCAATGAAAGAACCAACGTAACGGCCATCCATAATTTTCCCTGTGTTAGGATTATATTTTTGTGCCGTTCCCGTCTTTCCTGCGACTTGATACCCTGGGATTTGATATAGTGTACCAGTCCCGGGCTTCTCTGAGACAACCTTACCCAAAATGTCGCGTGTCTGTTTTGCAGTCGCTTCACTTACAACCCTGTCCACAACCTCACGTTGCGTGCGATTGACGACTGCTCCCGTGTGAGGATCGCGCATTTCTTTTACTATATGAGGTTTTAGAAGCTCTCCTCCATTCGCGATTGCCCCTACAGCAGCAACCTGTTGGATCGCCGTAACCGTCGCTGCTTGACCATACGTTGTTGCAGCCCAGTCGCGTGGTGACCGAGGTTTTTCCAGGTTGATCAAGTTTCCTTCTTTTTCGTAAGGAAGCTCTATTCCGGTTTTTTGACCCATCCCGAATTTTTTGAAGTATTTCTTCAGACCCTCCAGTTTCAACCGTTCATAACCCAACTTAGCGAACAACACGTTACTGGATCGCTGAACCCCTTCCAAAAAGCTGATGGTTCCCCAACCGGCACCATTGTTGTGGTCACGGATCGGAATCTGCCCCTTGATGGTGTAAGCGCCTGATTGATAGGTTTCATTCTGATTAAACATTTTTTCTTCGATTGCTGCCGCCAGCGTAATAATCTTAAAAGTTGAGCCCGGCTCAAACATCGTGGTGACTGCATGGTTGTTGTAGTTCTCAATCCCGTTGTAGTACGTATTCGGATTAAACTGCGAACGGTTGCCCATCGCCAATACCTCGCCCGTTTGCGGGTCGGCTACAACGACCGTCATGCCCTGCGGCTTGTACTGCTGTTCCACCTTGTCAAGGGCTTGTTCTACATAATCCTGTATCTGGCGATCAATGGTGAGATATACATCTAAGCCGTCTATTGCCGGAATGTAATCTCCTTCTCCGTCTGGCAGTTGATAGCCTGCACGATCCTTTTGGTAGGCAATATGTCCCTTTTTGCCAGCCAATTGTTCGTTCAATTGCAGTTCGATCCCCATTTTCGGTTCATCATACAAATCAAGATAACCGATCACGTGGGAAGCGAAGGCGTTATTCGGATAAACCCGGCGAGTCGTTTCAGTCAAATAGATTCCTGGGAGCTGATTCTTTTTGACCTTCTCACCACTTGGCAGTGTCGGATATTGCAAACTTAGAATGCGGTTCCTTTGCTCTTCACTGATCTTTTTCCCGTAGCGTCCCAATTCCACCACTTTGTTCGGCTTGGTCAAATTCTTCACCAATTCTTGAACAGGCGCATTCAAAATAGGAGCCAGCATATTCGCTGTGTAGTAGGGGTCTTTCACCACATCTTCGTCTCTCGCA
This genomic stretch from Brevibacillus brevis harbors:
- a CDS encoding stage V sporulation protein D — protein: MRVSNATVRRRIFIILIVGVVLYSALVTRLGYVQLIEGPKLSQMSDELLKREIKFQPNRGRILDRSGNELVTNMTVPTLVSVGAQIKDPKETARQLAVILEQKEEDVFRAITKKEMSNNQIPGGRKLSVEKARKIQELNLPGIYLAGDTKRFYPNGNMAAHILGFTGIDNQGLTGLEKIYDPFLMGTEGHISFPSDAKGRVLPGGTEDYVAPVNGMDMYLTLDSTIQSFIERELDQAVVAYQPDDVLAIAMNPKTGEILGMGSRPTFQPDAYRDYPSEVYNRNLPIWKTYEPGSTFKIVTLAAALNEGVINLNEGFYDPGFINVAGKRLRCWKRQGHGQETMLEVVENSCNPGFVTMGQRLQKERLFDYIKKFGFGQKTGIDLIGEENGLLFNLNKVGPVELGTTSFGQGVSVTPIQQMAAVSAAINGGKLMKPFVAKEWRDSVTHDVVARTLPTEVRQVITEETSAKVRHALESVVAQGTGNKAFIEGYRVGGKTGTAQKVKNGRYVDGEYIVSFIGFAPADDPQLVVYFAVDNPKALAFGGLIAAPSVKSIMESSVQHLNVPKRKDGIPKEINKALGERAPIEVPNMVGQSMRDVVTTYDTLPLVVSGKGQYVIQQSPAPGVKIDEGGKIRIYLGDKSTN
- a CDS encoding penicillin-binding protein produces the protein MEWKRKVNWRILVVALCLILTFSTLSFRIYWIQTAEAARIMETAQKQWDRESVLKPKRGAIYDRNGEILAYDGKAYTVNARLKPLDARDEDVVKDPYYTANMLAPILNAPVQELVKNLTKPNKVVELGRYGKKISEEQRNRILSLQYPTLPSGEKVKKNQLPGIYLTETTRRVYPNNAFASHVIGYLDLYDEPKMGIELQLNEQLAGKKGHIAYQKDRAGYQLPDGEGDYIPAIDGLDVYLTIDRQIQDYVEQALDKVEQQYKPQGMTVVVADPQTGEVLAMGNRSQFNPNTYYNGIENYNNHAVTTMFEPGSTFKIITLAAAIEEKMFNQNETYQSGAYTIKGQIPIRDHNNGAGWGTISFLEGVQRSSNVLFAKLGYERLKLEGLKKYFKKFGMGQKTGIELPYEKEGNLINLEKPRSPRDWAATTYGQAATVTAIQQVAAVGAIANGGELLKPHIVKEMRDPHTGAVVNRTQREVVDRVVSEATAKQTRDILGKVVSEKPGTGTLYQIPGYQVAGKTGTAQKYNPNTGKIMDGRYVGSFIGFAPKDNPKLLVYVVIDDPQTDAWYALWGQMMLAPMFTSIMERSLQYLQQQPDLSLVKNKQSEKATPKKEAQAALASSPAAPKTLPKFEGMSTTAAQLRAKQDNLTVTVAGTGTKIVKQYPEAYDQVIPGEQIILVTDRVKGTKMPDFKGKSLRDVMEFSSLINLEMKSTGTGFVTQQSIPPGTVLQGTELLQVTLQSVSEPPVPTPPPPGQEGSTVPVTTTPNNSGSNPATNSTGGNNPAPPSSGQQTGQGGAAQPPASGQAPPPDKPEDQSTQTLTTP